The following proteins come from a genomic window of Drosophila sulfurigaster albostrigata strain 15112-1811.04 chromosome X, ASM2355843v2, whole genome shotgun sequence:
- the LOC133848812 gene encoding uncharacterized protein LOC133848812, producing the protein MQTEPLHQLTLLEEHCFTADKLHKLITDLRHLQRLDIIAHRVMLNEAKLWQVAASCPSLKILDISGIKLHNEFFEFSRCLVEATLKNRSQHLALYCHNTDENEKLIQRHFKHPNLRISFKPLEPENVDWGMVRLHLKPLDPSWNNVLLFINEIYKYYNYNK; encoded by the exons ATGCAAACTGAGCCACTGCACCAATTGACATTGTTGGAAGAACATTGTTTCACAGCCGATAAACTACACAAACTGATTACGGATTTAAGACACTTGCAGCGACTGGATATCATCGCCCATCGGGTGATGTTGAATGAGGCAAAGCTGTGGCAAGTAGCAGCCAGCTGTCCATCGCTAAAGATCCTGGATATATCAGGCATAAAGCTGCACAATGAATTCTTTGAATTTAGCCGGTGTCTCGTGGAGGCGACACTGAAGAATCGTTCTCAGCACTTAGCATTGTATTGCCACAACACAGATGAAAACGAAAAGCTG ATACAGCGTCACTTCAAGCATCCAAATCTGAGGATTTCTTTTAAGCCTTTAGAACCGGAAAACGTCGACTGGGGTATGGTGCGACTGCATTTGAAACCGTTGGACCCATCCTGGAATAATGTGCTACTTttcattaatgaaatttacaaatattataattacaataaatga